The DNA segment TTTTTTGAAAAAATAAACACCAAAAAAGAAGGTCAAGTAAATAAAACGAAGTTTATTTACTCGACCTTCTTAATATGTTCTGAGAAACAGATACTTTTTCAGCAGCCTCCCCGAAGGGCGGGGTGTTTCGCCAAAGCAAAGCGTAATTTTCTTTATAAATATTCAAATAGCAAAGCTAAAAATCAGCTTACGCTCACGAACTATAAATCCGCACTGTCGCAAATCACCTTCTTAACCTATCCACAGAATCTTTTAATTTTTTACTTTCTATGTCTAATCTCAAGTCACTCTCTTTTACCCTATAGAGAATCTCAAACCTTTTAATAGTGTCTTCATAAGGATGTCCATAGAGTGAAGTGAGCTTCATAATTATACTGTCTTTAGAATATCGAATTATTTTGTAGCTATATACATCCATGAAATTTAACGTACTATCATTTCTTACTACCCATTTATTTGTCTTAAAAGATCGGGGGCGTGGTATCGAATCCAACTCAATATACATTCTTTTTCCAATAGCCTCCGTTGTGACATAAACTGTGTTTCCAATGCTATCTACGAACTTTTGAGCCCTTTTATCTGTCTCTTCACTTAGTATCAAATCATGTCTCATACTATAATACTCAAGAGTGCCTCTTTGATTAAAACCATACGTATAAATTGGCCCATCTTTAACACCATATTTATATTCATCCGGCCATTTATCCCAGTAGCCAATACTATCATTCGTTAGATTCTTTATGAATTCCGACTTAAAATCAGTTTTATTCTCAAAACAAGAATTGCAAATAGTTATTACCACTAATAAAGTGAGAAAATGTGTAATTCTCAACAACTTCAAGTTTCTCATAGATACCTTTTTATTTCACCTGCACTTTTATACTTTCCTTACCCACTCACCCTCTAACAAACCGTTAATTTTCCTACAGCTCCTGCATAAAAATAGTACTTTTGAGTAAAACACCACTATCTATGCTGAACCTTTTTGATTTATCACTTCTAGTAAATGGTTTTCCGATGGCGAAAGCACGCAAAAAATTAGCTGCGATTGTAGGTATTTCAGAAGATAAATATGCTCAATTCACAGATGATGTAAAAAAAGAAATCCTAGAATACCACCTTGCCAACAATCCCTTTTATAAAGAATTCATTGGAAATCGAGTTACCAACACATGGACTGATCTTCCCGTTATGCAGAAAAAAGATCTGCAAAGACCTTTAGCTGAAAGACTTTCGAATGACTTTACAATCAAAAATGTTTATATCAACAAAACTTCCGGATCGAGCGGTGCGCCATTTGTTTTTGCCAAAGACAAAGAATACCACGCTTTGATTTGGGCAAACATTATGCGCAAAATGCACTGGCACGGCGTGAACTACAACAAATCTTGGCAGGCTAGATTCTACGGCATGCCGGTTGATTTTTTAGGTAAAACCAAAGTTCGAATCAAAGATTTTCTGAGTCATCGCTTTCGTTTTAATATTTTTGATTCTAGCGATCAAGCACTAGAAAAAGTTGTCGAAAAATTTAGAAATAAGAAATTTTATTATATCAATGGCTACACAAGTTCGATAGTCTTGCTGGCAAAATTTCTGCAGAGGAAAGAAATTATTCTCAAAAACATCTGCCCTACTCTTCGCGTTTGCGTGGTGACAAGCGAAATGCTTTTTGCCGATGATAAGATTTTGCTGGAAGAGCAATTTGGAGTGCCCGTAATCAACGAGTATGGTTCGGCTGAACTTGATATCATTGCCCTAGAAGATCCCGAAGGAAAATGGCTTGTAAATGCCGAAACCGTGTTTGTCGAAATTCTCGATGATGATAACAATCCTGTGCCTTTGGGCGAAGAAGGAAAAATAGTGGTGACTGCTCTGTACAATAAGGCACATCCTATGATTCGATATGAAGTGGGAGATCGCGGCGCTTTGTCCGAAAATAGTACCGCAAAATATCCGATTCTAAAAAAACTGACCGGTCGGACCAACGATATTGCAATATTACCTAGCGGAAAAATCGCTTCGGGAATGACCTTTTACTCTATCACCAAAAAGCTTTTTGACGACGAAGGAAATGTAAAAGAATTTGTAATTGTCCAGCTCAAACCAAATACTTTTGAGATTATATATACAAGTGATAACCCTCTGACAACCACTGAAACTGAAAATATTAAAAGTGCCTTTTCGGCATTCTTGGAACCTGGGCTGACTTTAATTTTAAACAGAAAAAAAACTTTGGAGCGAAGTTCAGCAGGAAAGTTAAAACAATTTACTTCTGAGGTAATTTCTTGATATAAACTGGTTTGACTAGAAAATGAATCCATAGAAATAATACCATAGAAGCAAGAGACGCAAAAATACTTAGTTTGTGAAATTTTCTGTAAACATTGTAGTTATGTTTCAGAAGCGCGACTTTACCAGATGAAACACTCTGATCTCCAATTCGATAAAAGGCCAAACTTTCGGGAATTGCATGAGCTAATGGAACTTTTCTAAGAATATCAAGCCACAAAGTCCAATCTTGTCTTTTACGTGCATTATCTATCGTTAATTTTCCTACTTTTTCAGAATCATATATTGCAGTGAGGTTCCCAATCCAATTGGAAGTAAACATATTCGAAAAACTCAAAGTGTCTGGCGCTGTAATCTGCGTTCCAGTCTCTATGCCATCAGAAGAGATCAAATCATAATGACTAAAACAAAATGGATAATTATTGGCCTGCATGAAGGCAAGTTGTTTTTCTAACTTGTCTTCTCGCCAAAGATCATCGGCATCAAGAAATGCAATATACCTTCCTTGGGCCTTCTGGAGTGCTGTATTTCTTGCAACACCCGTTCCCGAATTTTGATTCAGCTGCTGTATTGAAATCCTTCTGTCTTTCGCGCAAGCGTGCTTAACAATTTTGACCGTAGTATCTGTCGAAAGATCATCAACAATAAGAAGTTCCCAATTGGTAAAAGTTTGATTTTGAATAGTTTGAATTGCCTGCTCAATATACTTCTCGGCATTGTAGGCGGGCATAATTATGGAGACAAGCGGCGCCATTAATAGGCTTTTTCTTCTCCTTTGAAGATATTGATAACGGTTTGAATTATTATTTTGATATCCAAAAGTAGTGACCAATTTTCTATATAAAACACATCAAATTTAATGCGGTTTATCATATCTTCATCTGTTTCTATCTCACCTCGATACCCACGTACTTGAGCAAGTCCAGTAATGCCAGGTTTGATATAATGACGAATCATATACTTCTTTATCTTTTGCCCGTATACGTAATTTTGAGCCCAAAGATGCGGTCTTGGACCAACCACTGACATATCTCCGATTAAAACATTCAAAAATTGTGGCGTCTCATCAATACTAGTTTTTCTGATAAATCTTCCGATTCTTGTTACGCGCGGATCATCTTTTCTAGCTTCAACTTCGGTAGTTGAATTCACCCGCATTGACCTAAATTTATAACAAGAAAATTCGTTTTCGTCAAGTCCTGGTCTACCTTGTTTAAAAAATATTGGTCCCTTAGATTCTAACTTAATCAAAATTGCGAGAATTGGAATAAGCCAAGAAAGTATAAAAACCATTACTAATAAAGAAAAGACAATATCAAAACTGCGCTTAATAATTTTATTTATAGGATCGTGCAAAGCGGTTTTGCGCAACGATAATACAGGAAAAAGTTCGTAATAATTTGTAACGAGATTTTTTGAAAATAATTGGGCGCTATCGGGTATAAATTTGATCGTCTTGCCGTGATTCTCTGAGAAAGTAATTAATTTTTTTAATCTTTCGTCGGATAATTCATTAAGAGAACAATAAATTTCATCTACCTTATTCTGCTTTACATAAGACTTTATATCGTCAATCCTACCTAAAACGTCCTCGTTTTGAACTTTATCTGAAAAATAACCTACAAATCGATATCCGTAGTCTACACGTTTATCAAATAGCTGTCGTAACTGTCTTGATTCCGGTGTGCAACCTACAATAATTGCGGATCTAAAGTTGCTTCCGGTCATAATTCTATACTTTTTCAAATAATAAAAAAGCAAAAATTTAAAGGTAACTATCACACATAAAGTTGCTAGCATGTACTTTGCAACAGCATTTCCACTAAAAAAAGCGGTATCTACAAAGGGAAAATATGCAATTACAACCAATAGAAAAAGCACCATCTGCTGTGACAGTTTTCTCAGAATTTCTACCGGAGTAGTAAAACGATAAACCGCATAAAATTTAATTATAATTGCAATAGTAAGCCATGCTACAATTTGATAGAAAGCGAAAGCAATGAAGTGTAGATTTAGCTCTCGCAAAAAGTATAATCCAAAAAGTACCACGACAAATAGGTCGAAGATAATACTTAATGGTCGAATATATTTTGAATATCTACCTATTTGTGCTGTAGTCATTTGCTAGTGAATAAAACCTGTAAAATCTTTATGCTCTTCTTCCTTAAGTTGCTCTTCTGGAAGATTTCTGAAGTAATCGTACGTAATTTTCATACCTTCTTCTCTAGAAACTTTTGCTTCCCAACCCAAAAGTTCTTTAGCTCTAGTAGTATCTGGCTGGCGTTGTAAAGGATCGTTCATCGGGAGTGGATGGTAAACAACTTTTTGCTTGGTTCCAGTTAATTTTATTATCTCATCAGCAAAATCCTTAATCGTGATTTCGTCAGGATTTCCAATATTTACCGGATAAACGTAATCAGAGTGTAGCAATCTGAAGATTCCTTCTACCTGATCATCCACATAACAAAATGAACGCGTCTGACTACCATCTCCAAAAATTGTGAGGTCTTCACCTCTCAACGCTTGCCCGATAAAAGCAGGAATTACGCGACCATCATTGAGTCTCATCCTTGGTCCGTAAGTATTAAATATTCTCACAATGCGTGTTTCTACACCGTGAAAAGTATGGTAGGCCATAGTAATAGATTCTTGAAAACGCTTGGCTTCGTCATAAACTCCACGTGGTCCAATTGTATTTACGTTTCCGTAATAATCTTCGGTCTGTGGGTGTACAAGAGGATCGCCATACACTTCGGAGGTAGATGCGATAAGAATTCTCGCCTTTTTTACGCGCGCTAATCCAAGCAAATTATGCGTCCCAAGTGACCCGACTTTTAAAGTCTGAATAGGGATTCTCAAATAATCTATTGGACTTGCCGGAGAAGCAAAATGTAGTATATAATCAAGCTCTCCAGGTACGTTAATAAATTTGGTTATATCGTGGTGGTAAAACTCAAAGTGCTCAAGTTTAAACAGATGCTCGATGTTTTTCAGATTACCAGTAATAAGATTATCCATACCAATTACATGATATCCTTCGGCAATAAAGCGGTCACAAAGATGCGAACCCAAGAAGCCCGCAGCCCCAGTGATAAGTATTCTTTTCATCTTCAAAATTTAACCTGCAAGATATGATAAAACCATAATATCATCATAATATTTAAGCCATTTATTACCGCTGCAATTGTGCTGCACTGTAAAGTTGACCAACTCAAAGAAATGGATTAGAACTTATAAAATAGCTTCTTAAGTCTAGATAAACTACTAAAAAATTACGGATTTGTAGACCATAACGAAGCTGATTTCAACATGGCACGTCTAGGAAGTTGAAGTGAAGCCACAATAAGTTGGGCAAAATCTTCTGATTGTAAAACTTTTTCGGGATCACCGTCTGTAATTCCCAATTCTAAAGACATATCAGATGCAATTGTACTTGGTGTAAGTGTGCAAACTCTAATATTATCTTTTCGCACCTCTTTCATCAATGCTTCTGAAAGTCCGATAACGGCAAATTTTGATGCTGAATATGCAGATGTTCCTGCATTACCAGAAAGTCCAGCCGTAGAAGAAACATTTATAATATCACCTTGATTTTTTTCAATTAGAAATGGTAAAACTTCTCTAGTTACATAATACATTCCCATTACGTTGGTTTGCATCATTTTTGCCCACTGCTCCGCTTCCATTTCTAGAAATTTTCCAAAGGCAGCAATTCCAGCATTATTTACCAAAATATCAACTCCACCAAGATCTTGTACAAGTTGTTGAATTGCAATTTTTACTTCTTGGTGATTTCCAACATCAAAGGATGCGTAAGTCGCTTTTACTCCAAGAGCACGCAATTCTTCGGCAGTTTCTTTCAGTCGAGTTTCATCTCGTCCGGTAATTGCGACATCGATTCCTAATTTGGCGAAAGCCAGAGCAGTTGCCTTTCCTAAACCTCTGCTACCACCAGTAATTATTGCTTTTTTTCCTTGAAGATTTTCCATAGCTACTTGTATCTTTATATTTATTTGAAGATGTAAAGTTACAAATAAGAATTTGTGCAGCGTTAAATTAACGTTTCAAATGCCTTAGTGCCGTTGAATCTTCGAATTCTCCTTATTGAATAAGCCCGAATTAAAAAGGCAATAAAACGCCGTAAAGAATATAATTCCGCGCTGTCTAGCCAAGAAAGATTCGGTTAAGAAAAGGCTAATCATTAAAATCGCAAAGCAAATATGTACAAAATCTCTGCGATGCAAACCATTATAAAGATTAATTCCTAACATCGCAACGATTAGCAAAAATCCAAATATCCCAAGTTCAGCAAAGAACTGAATGTATTGATTGTGAAAATTTTTGTCGTGGTAGCCCTCATGGGTTTCACTACCCATAAAAATGCTATGTTCTTTGGCTTTCGCCAAAATTTTAGCGTCGGTTGCATTGAGGCCATATCCGGTAAAAAAGATTGGTTCTTCCTGAAGCAGTTCGGCAAAAATCCGAACCTGATATACTCTGAAAGCTGTTCCGGGAAAATATTGATTGTCTGAAAACTTTTGGGTATTCCAAGCTTCGGCAACACTCACATTTAATACTTGTCCTTGACCAATATCCTGATTTATAGTTCCTGATTCTTCATTTGATTGAAATTCAATTAAAAATCGATCGGCGATATTTGAAGTAAAAAATACCGCTGCCAATGCTATAGGAACAATTAATAGTAGAATGTAACTTTTGTTTTTATTTCTAAAAAAATTAATCAATTCATGAACTACGGTAAGCAGTACAAATACTATGATAATATTTTTTGAAGATAGAAGTAAAATAAATAATGCTAGAATCATCATACAGATTCTATCTGCCCAGGTTTTAGATTTTTTATTTAGAAAATAGAAAAATCCAATCGCCACAAACACCGAAACATGAATGGCATTGACTTCTTTGGTAACAAGTTCATGGTAAAAAAACACTTCGATATTGCCCGATAAAAAGTATTTTACGATAGCATTTAGCAAAAACAGAAAACTGCTGATGCTGATTCCGTAGCTGTAATATTTTAAAAAATTTTGTTTGCTACTTTCAGAAAACTTGGGCATAATT comes from the Flavobacterium ardleyense genome and includes:
- a CDS encoding phenylacetate--CoA ligase family protein, coding for MLNLFDLSLLVNGFPMAKARKKLAAIVGISEDKYAQFTDDVKKEILEYHLANNPFYKEFIGNRVTNTWTDLPVMQKKDLQRPLAERLSNDFTIKNVYINKTSGSSGAPFVFAKDKEYHALIWANIMRKMHWHGVNYNKSWQARFYGMPVDFLGKTKVRIKDFLSHRFRFNIFDSSDQALEKVVEKFRNKKFYYINGYTSSIVLLAKFLQRKEIILKNICPTLRVCVVTSEMLFADDKILLEEQFGVPVINEYGSAELDIIALEDPEGKWLVNAETVFVEILDDDNNPVPLGEEGKIVVTALYNKAHPMIRYEVGDRGALSENSTAKYPILKKLTGRTNDIAILPSGKIASGMTFYSITKKLFDDEGNVKEFVIVQLKPNTFEIIYTSDNPLTTTETENIKSAFSAFLEPGLTLILNRKKTLERSSAGKLKQFTSEVIS
- a CDS encoding glycosyltransferase family 2 protein; amino-acid sequence: MAPLVSIIMPAYNAEKYIEQAIQTIQNQTFTNWELLIVDDLSTDTTVKIVKHACAKDRRISIQQLNQNSGTGVARNTALQKAQGRYIAFLDADDLWREDKLEKQLAFMQANNYPFCFSHYDLISSDGIETGTQITAPDTLSFSNMFTSNWIGNLTAIYDSEKVGKLTIDNARKRQDWTLWLDILRKVPLAHAIPESLAFYRIGDQSVSSGKVALLKHNYNVYRKFHKLSIFASLASMVLFLWIHFLVKPVYIKKLPQK
- a CDS encoding undecaprenyl-phosphate glucose phosphotransferase, encoding MTTAQIGRYSKYIRPLSIIFDLFVVVLFGLYFLRELNLHFIAFAFYQIVAWLTIAIIIKFYAVYRFTTPVEILRKLSQQMVLFLLVVIAYFPFVDTAFFSGNAVAKYMLATLCVIVTFKFLLFYYLKKYRIMTGSNFRSAIIVGCTPESRQLRQLFDKRVDYGYRFVGYFSDKVQNEDVLGRIDDIKSYVKQNKVDEIYCSLNELSDERLKKLITFSENHGKTIKFIPDSAQLFSKNLVTNYYELFPVLSLRKTALHDPINKIIKRSFDIVFSLLVMVFILSWLIPILAILIKLESKGPIFFKQGRPGLDENEFSCYKFRSMRVNSTTEVEARKDDPRVTRIGRFIRKTSIDETPQFLNVLIGDMSVVGPRPHLWAQNYVYGQKIKKYMIRHYIKPGITGLAQVRGYRGEIETDEDMINRIKFDVFYIENWSLLLDIKIIIQTVINIFKGEEKAY
- a CDS encoding UDP-glucuronic acid decarboxylase family protein encodes the protein MKRILITGAAGFLGSHLCDRFIAEGYHVIGMDNLITGNLKNIEHLFKLEHFEFYHHDITKFINVPGELDYILHFASPASPIDYLRIPIQTLKVGSLGTHNLLGLARVKKARILIASTSEVYGDPLVHPQTEDYYGNVNTIGPRGVYDEAKRFQESITMAYHTFHGVETRIVRIFNTYGPRMRLNDGRVIPAFIGQALRGEDLTIFGDGSQTRSFCYVDDQVEGIFRLLHSDYVYPVNIGNPDEITIKDFADEIIKLTGTKQKVVYHPLPMNDPLQRQPDTTRAKELLGWEAKVSREEGMKITYDYFRNLPEEQLKEEEHKDFTGFIH
- a CDS encoding O-antigen ligase family protein, which encodes MDNILNFLKNVYQNLKKETLQNKAFFFLLLMLLVLPLGHAVNSFAVALFVLAAIVSSRKGGIKLEFVLLLPILLYFLMAVSLIWTLDTSEILKALGKVVPIILIPIAFIIMPKFSESSKQNFLKYYSYGISISSFLFLLNAIVKYFLSGNIEVFFYHELVTKEVNAIHVSVFVAIGFFYFLNKKSKTWADRICMMILALFILLLSSKNIIIVFVLLTVVHELINFFRNKNKSYILLLIVPIALAAVFFTSNIADRFLIEFQSNEESGTINQDIGQGQVLNVSVAEAWNTQKFSDNQYFPGTAFRVYQVRIFAELLQEEPIFFTGYGLNATDAKILAKAKEHSIFMGSETHEGYHDKNFHNQYIQFFAELGIFGFLLIVAMLGINLYNGLHRRDFVHICFAILMISLFLTESFLARQRGIIFFTAFYCLFNSGLFNKENSKIQRH
- a CDS encoding 3-ketoacyl-ACP reductase yields the protein MENLQGKKAIITGGSRGLGKATALAFAKLGIDVAITGRDETRLKETAEELRALGVKATYASFDVGNHQEVKIAIQQLVQDLGGVDILVNNAGIAAFGKFLEMEAEQWAKMMQTNVMGMYYVTREVLPFLIEKNQGDIINVSSTAGLSGNAGTSAYSASKFAVIGLSEALMKEVRKDNIRVCTLTPSTIASDMSLELGITDGDPEKVLQSEDFAQLIVASLQLPRRAMLKSASLWSTNP